The genomic segment GTCATGTAGTGTTACCAGAATAGTCCATTACCAACTAAAACAATAACTGGATCATTTCCTTGCACAAGTTTTGACTTTAATGAATTTATATCCCCTTTGTAAATAGCTGGTCTGAATCCTTGAGATTGTATATAGGTTACTACTCCCTTTGGCAAAACATATCCCGATAACGGTATCTTATATGGAATTCTATCGTAAACCTCTGAACCTTTTGCTTTCTCGCCAAAGTTTCGTAGTACGAAAGCAGTAGAAAACGCCGCACACTGGTTTTTTCCCTGGAGCTCAAATCCAGTATTGATGGGCACATCGAATCTAGTTGGAAGGTTGATTGCTTTAAATTCGCTTGTCGGAAACGGTGATAAAATGTGAATTGACCCGAGAAGAAGAAAGCAGAATAAAAGAGCTAACAGTATCCACTTTCTTTTCAACTTTCTCTTATTAAACCCCATATCAACCTCCGCAATTGTGATTTTAAATACGTCCTATATCATTTATGTTAACGCTTGTCTCTTCCCAGACATCCTGATTGTTATCATCGTTAAAAGGTCGCAATGCCCATACACTTTTTCCGCTAGCAAGAACTGAAAATTCCAGATTAGAGGCCTTCTGGTCTCCGTTTTGAAACTTTCCTTTTACAAAAACTATATACATCATCTCCTTAGTCACTTCCGTTTCTGTTCGTTTAACTGTAATTATCTGAGGCTTCGATTCACCATAAATTCGCGAAACTTTACTTATCGATTCTGTAGCCTCTTGTGAAATACCGCTTACAGGTCTATTCAATTCGCTCCCACATCCTGTGAGAATAATGGATAGTATGATGATCATAACAATCGAAATTCTTTTGATCATCATAGCTCCCCATTCCTAAACACCAAAATCATGATACTAAAAAATAGCCTATTAGCCATTCCAACCCCTTGCATCCTTATAAAGTACCAAGAATCTTTTTTTAGCTGATGTCGGACGGCCCGTGACTAAATCTACTTTTCACAACTAAAAAAGAAATACTCCCTGTTTTCGATTGCAACATTTTTAAACCCACATTCTTTGCTGAGTTGATATAAAGTTTCATCAGTTGGAATGGGTTCTTTCTCTGGGATATAGCCAATTCTTCTATGATGTTCCTTAAGCCCTTCCCTTGTTCTGCTATGAGAAATAGTAAACTTCCCCCCAGCCTTTAAGTTTTTAAAGGCATTTAGAAAAACTCTACGTAGGTTGTCAAAGTGCGGAATGCTATTAAAAATAATTACATAGTCAAACTTTTTTTCAAGCAAAATATCCGCCTCAAAGTCAAGACATCGTACGTCAGTGTCAGGATACAAATCTATGAACTCTTCCACCATCTTATCCGAAATGTCTATAGCAACATATTTGCAAAGCCCACGGTCCTTTAATAAGGCAAATAATATTCCGGTCCCTGCGGCAACATCCAAAACCGAATCT from the Desulfitobacterium metallireducens DSM 15288 genome contains:
- a CDS encoding class I SAM-dependent methyltransferase, which encodes MGSQNKTELVIFFNERAKNWSNKVNPHNYQIAERMINRLEICKGDSVLDVAAGTGILFALLKDRGLCKYVAIDISDKMVEEFIDLYPDTDVRCLDFEADILLEKKFDYVIIFNSIPHFDNLRRVFLNAFKNLKAGGKFTISHSRTREGLKEHHRRIGYIPEKEPIPTDETLYQLSKECGFKNVAIENREYFFFSCEK